Proteins encoded within one genomic window of Aerococcus viridans:
- a CDS encoding PhoH family protein, whose translation MTESAISKSVALMNPALAVQLFGTEDRNLSLIEQAFEVQIFARDEQIEVTGQEADVAQVIDLLTELQVILQSGITIGERDVVTAIKMANSGTLNHFVSLYEEEIGRTFEGKAIRTKTVGQRQYLHAVNKHAITFGIGPAGTGKTFLAVMMAVQALKQGRVKRIVLTRPAVEAGESLGFLPGDLKEKVDPYLRPIYDALYTIYGREHTERLLERGVIEVAPLAYMRGRTLEDAFVILDEAQNTTVAQMKMFLTRLGFGSKMIVNGDKTQIDLPRGAKSGLIDAERHLQGIKDIDFVHFTATDVVRHPVVSAIINAYANEDKGN comes from the coding sequence TTGACAGAATCTGCAATCAGTAAAAGTGTAGCCTTGATGAATCCAGCATTAGCCGTACAACTATTTGGTACTGAGGACCGTAATCTTTCTTTGATTGAACAAGCTTTTGAGGTGCAAATATTTGCCAGAGATGAGCAAATTGAAGTGACCGGACAAGAAGCGGATGTTGCCCAAGTGATTGATTTACTGACTGAATTACAAGTTATTCTACAATCAGGTATCACAATTGGTGAACGTGATGTGGTTACTGCGATTAAAATGGCAAACAGTGGGACTTTGAACCACTTTGTAAGTCTATATGAAGAGGAAATTGGCCGGACCTTTGAAGGGAAAGCTATTCGAACAAAAACTGTAGGTCAACGTCAATATTTACACGCTGTCAATAAACATGCCATTACTTTTGGGATTGGACCAGCTGGTACCGGGAAAACTTTCTTAGCAGTGATGATGGCCGTCCAGGCTTTAAAACAAGGACGGGTAAAGCGGATTGTCCTAACGCGTCCAGCAGTTGAAGCAGGGGAAAGCTTAGGTTTCCTACCTGGTGACTTAAAAGAGAAGGTTGATCCTTACTTACGGCCAATTTATGATGCCCTATATACTATTTATGGCCGGGAGCATACTGAACGCTTACTGGAACGTGGCGTGATTGAAGTGGCACCACTTGCTTATATGCGAGGTCGGACTTTGGAAGACGCTTTTGTCATTCTTGATGAAGCACAAAATACAACGGTTGCCCAAATGAAGATGTTCTTAACTCGTCTTGGTTTCGGGTCTAAGATGATTGTTAATGGAGACAAGACGCAAATTGATTTACCTAGAGGCGCTAAATCTGGGTTAATCGACGCGGAAAGACACTTGCAGGGGATTAAAGATATCGACTTTGTGCACTTTACAGCGACTGATGTTGTTCGTCACCCAGTGGTTTCAGCAATCATCAATGCCTACGCCAATGAAGATAAGGGAAATTAA
- a CDS encoding phosphoglycerate dehydrogenase: protein MQKILAIANLVKDWQIDDIKDLASNYQVKMADQLTDADFPNIEIQYGWNADLAEKYAANGYDSLRWIQVQFAGINQLPKEIVTDEKIQITNMSGIHAIPIAETVFGYILNYYRSLHIYKAREEKQHWEYAQHMSLPGKKMVVFGAGNVGKEIARIGQAFGLETVGVNTSGRDVDYFDQTVKTADGFEKVTDANIIVNVLPETAATKNVFDAAYFSRQEKKPLFINVGRGSAIVDQDLIEAIDKGDIDYASLDVFREEPLPADHPFWAHDKIDVTPHMTGQVEHFAIETYKIFQANLTAYTKDGDLSVNVVSKEKGY from the coding sequence ATGCAAAAAATATTAGCCATTGCAAACCTTGTAAAGGATTGGCAAATCGATGATATCAAAGACTTAGCAAGCAATTACCAGGTGAAAATGGCGGATCAATTGACCGACGCAGACTTCCCCAATATTGAAATCCAATATGGTTGGAATGCGGATTTAGCTGAAAAATATGCAGCGAATGGTTATGATAGCCTTCGCTGGATTCAAGTCCAATTCGCTGGCATCAATCAATTGCCTAAAGAAATTGTCACTGATGAAAAGATTCAAATCACCAACATGAGTGGGATTCATGCGATACCGATTGCAGAGACCGTTTTTGGATACATCTTGAACTACTACCGGAGTTTACATATTTATAAGGCGCGTGAAGAAAAACAACATTGGGAATATGCTCAACATATGTCTTTGCCTGGAAAGAAAATGGTCGTGTTTGGTGCCGGTAATGTAGGGAAAGAAATCGCCCGTATTGGCCAAGCATTCGGTTTAGAAACAGTCGGCGTGAATACATCAGGACGCGATGTAGACTATTTTGATCAAACAGTTAAAACAGCGGACGGTTTTGAAAAAGTCACTGACGCCAACATTATCGTCAATGTTCTTCCTGAAACAGCTGCCACAAAAAACGTCTTTGACGCAGCTTATTTCAGTCGCCAAGAAAAGAAACCTTTATTTATTAATGTAGGTCGTGGCTCAGCCATTGTAGACCAAGACTTAATTGAAGCTATTGATAAAGGTGACATTGACTATGCATCCCTTGATGTCTTTAGAGAAGAACCCTTGCCAGCAGACCATCCTTTCTGGGCCCATGACAAGATTGATGTGACGCCACATATGACTGGTCAAGTAGAACACTTTGCAATTGAAACTTACAAGATATTCCAAGCTAACTTAACAGCTTACACGAAAGATGGCGATTTATCAGTCAATGTCGTTTCTAAAGAAAAAGGCTACTAA
- a CDS encoding aspartate carbamoyltransferase catalytic subunit, whose translation MRHFLSVEQFTNEEFMMLVRRASDFKHGRDSFKSDRTIVNMFFENSTRTKMSFEMAEHKIGMHQMNFDVTTSSVNKGESLYDSVLTMQAIGADIVVIRHPDANYPDQLVNLDVQVVNAGSGAGQHPSQSLLDIMTIYEEFGDFRDLDIAIIGDIMYSRVAVSNMMMLNQLGANVIFAGPDQYFDKRYEKFGEWMSVDDAVKTADVVMMLRVQLERHPNGDKPFEKADYHEQFGLTRERFQTMKDHAIIMHPAPVNRDVEIADELIECEKSRIVSQMSNGVYARIAILEWVLKGRYDELNNHKW comes from the coding sequence ATGCGACATTTCTTATCTGTAGAACAATTTACCAATGAAGAATTTATGATGTTAGTGAGGCGAGCATCTGACTTTAAACATGGACGAGACAGTTTTAAGAGCGACCGAACGATCGTGAACATGTTCTTTGAAAATTCAACGCGAACTAAAATGAGTTTTGAGATGGCTGAACACAAAATTGGCATGCATCAGATGAATTTTGACGTAACAACGTCATCCGTTAATAAAGGGGAGTCTTTATACGACTCAGTCTTGACCATGCAAGCAATCGGTGCCGACATTGTGGTTATCCGCCATCCTGACGCTAATTATCCTGACCAACTGGTTAACCTTGATGTGCAGGTGGTTAACGCGGGTTCAGGAGCAGGTCAACATCCATCCCAATCTTTACTTGATATTATGACTATTTACGAAGAATTCGGTGACTTTAGAGACTTAGATATCGCTATTATTGGTGATATCATGTACTCAAGGGTAGCCGTTTCCAATATGATGATGCTAAATCAACTAGGGGCGAATGTAATTTTTGCTGGGCCAGACCAGTACTTTGATAAGCGTTATGAAAAATTTGGTGAGTGGATGTCAGTTGACGACGCTGTAAAAACGGCAGATGTCGTGATGATGCTAAGGGTTCAATTGGAACGGCATCCAAACGGGGACAAGCCTTTTGAAAAGGCCGACTATCATGAACAATTCGGTTTAACGCGTGAACGATTCCAAACCATGAAAGACCATGCCATTATCATGCACCCGGCGCCAGTTAACCGGGATGTTGAGATTGCGGATGAATTGATCGAATGCGAGAAGAGTCGGATTGTGTCACAGATGTCAAATGGGGTTTATGCACGTATTGCAATTTTGGAATGGGTATTGAAAGGAAGATATGATGAGCTTAATAATCACAAATGGTAA
- a CDS encoding Fur family transcriptional regulator, which translates to MNFVDESMQVLHEAGFKYTKKRADMLNVFDEEGAYFLSAKEVQQRLENLYPGISFDTIYRNLKLFEDHHFLETSEVNGEMVFRKHCDPHLGHHHHFICTNCGKTIPINSCHMTFFADQLPGCEIASHTIELQGLCSECQ; encoded by the coding sequence ATGAATTTTGTAGATGAGTCCATGCAAGTCCTACACGAAGCTGGTTTTAAATACACCAAGAAACGTGCTGACATGTTAAACGTCTTTGATGAAGAAGGGGCCTATTTCCTGAGCGCCAAAGAAGTGCAGCAACGATTAGAAAACTTATATCCGGGTATCTCATTTGATACCATTTACCGTAACTTAAAATTATTCGAAGACCACCACTTCCTTGAAACCTCTGAAGTCAACGGGGAGATGGTTTTTAGAAAACACTGTGATCCACACTTAGGACACCATCATCATTTTATCTGCACAAATTGTGGCAAGACGATTCCAATCAATTCTTGCCACATGACATTCTTTGCTGACCAATTACCAGGTTGTGAAATCGCCAGCCATACCATTGAATTGCAAGGACTATGTAGTGAATGTCAGTAA
- a CDS encoding 2-keto-4-pentenoate hydratase: protein MMDQEIIHASKTLYQADNEKVPVQYGKFGIVNEEDGYRVQQAVLDLRKAAGEKIAGYKISLSAKIQQSFFRTTTPLYGVMTDKGVWGSDMDLSKFMGPLLEFEIIFKAEETISPDDSVETIMSKCKVATGYEIPDCRYDNWYGNISKFELIADGAANAGVVAGEYVKRTYEEIDDVMGTVTVDGQPYTQGSSKEVMGHPAYSVQWLAQKLAETGQAIEPGMFVASGAVNMPKVIQPGVYVGQFEGLPPVTLNAK from the coding sequence ATGATGGATCAAGAAATTATTCACGCAAGTAAGACCCTATACCAAGCAGACAATGAAAAAGTGCCGGTACAATACGGGAAATTTGGTATCGTCAATGAAGAAGACGGCTACCGAGTGCAACAAGCTGTGTTAGATTTAAGAAAAGCGGCTGGTGAAAAGATTGCAGGTTATAAAATCTCCTTGTCAGCAAAAATTCAGCAGTCATTTTTTAGGACCACAACGCCTTTATACGGCGTCATGACAGACAAAGGTGTTTGGGGTTCGGATATGGACCTGAGCAAATTTATGGGTCCTTTGTTAGAATTTGAAATCATATTCAAGGCTGAAGAAACCATTTCGCCTGACGATTCAGTGGAAACTATTATGTCTAAATGTAAGGTGGCGACAGGCTATGAAATTCCTGATTGCCGGTATGACAATTGGTACGGGAACATTTCAAAATTTGAATTGATTGCCGATGGGGCAGCTAATGCCGGTGTAGTAGCCGGTGAATATGTCAAACGTACCTACGAAGAAATTGATGACGTGATGGGGACAGTAACAGTAGATGGTCAACCATACACCCAAGGTTCTTCAAAAGAGGTGATGGGCCACCCAGCTTATTCAGTACAATGGTTGGCACAAAAACTAGCTGAAACAGGCCAAGCTATTGAACCAGGCATGTTTGTGGCTTCAGGCGCCGTTAATATGCCGAAAGTCATTCAACCAGGCGTTTATGTAGGCCAATTTGAAGGTCTACCTCCAGTTACGCTAAACGCTAAATAA
- a CDS encoding SDR family NAD(P)-dependent oxidoreductase encodes MDLGLKGKVAVITGASRGIGFETAKTLAEEGAKVVITARHEDRLIEAQTAIKEATGVEVDYAVADVTDLPAVQKAIADTATKYGTIDILVNNAGGHRAGSFEEVDNDAWRFDLEIKIIGVANFTREVLPYMRKQASGSIISVVSNSGKTPGPKSVPTSPARSAGLAVIKELSKEYGEYNIRANAVCIGYIRSEQVEKMWQNDPEHPTWEEFSKQKAKDTHTPMGRVGETTEAAKVISFLASDAASYVSGSAVNIDGGASDAM; translated from the coding sequence ATGGATTTAGGACTAAAAGGTAAAGTGGCAGTTATTACCGGTGCAAGTAGAGGTATCGGATTTGAAACAGCGAAAACACTTGCTGAGGAGGGGGCAAAAGTTGTGATTACAGCCCGCCACGAAGACCGATTGATTGAGGCACAAACAGCTATTAAAGAAGCGACAGGGGTTGAAGTGGATTACGCAGTAGCTGATGTCACAGATTTACCGGCTGTCCAAAAAGCGATTGCAGATACAGCAACCAAATACGGGACTATCGATATCTTAGTGAACAATGCGGGTGGCCACAGAGCGGGCTCATTTGAAGAAGTGGATAATGATGCATGGCGATTTGACTTGGAAATCAAAATTATTGGTGTGGCGAATTTTACCCGTGAAGTATTGCCTTATATGCGTAAGCAGGCTTCAGGTTCAATTATTAGCGTGGTTTCTAATTCTGGTAAAACGCCAGGTCCTAAGTCTGTACCGACATCTCCGGCGCGATCAGCTGGTTTAGCGGTGATCAAAGAATTGAGTAAGGAATATGGTGAATACAATATTCGTGCAAATGCGGTATGTATTGGTTATATCCGCAGTGAACAGGTTGAGAAGATGTGGCAAAATGACCCAGAACATCCAACCTGGGAAGAGTTTTCAAAACAAAAAGCCAAAGATACGCATACGCCAATGGGCCGTGTTGGTGAAACGACAGAAGCTGCTAAAGTGATTAGCTTCCTTGCTTCAGATGCCGCCTCATATGTGAGTGGTTCAGCTGTCAATATTGACGGTGGCGCTTCAGACGCCATGTAA
- a CDS encoding dihydroorotate dehydrogenase, with the protein MSRLSVKLPGLELKNPIMPASGCFGYGEGFADKYDLSILGALVDKSTTVEVRKGNPDPRYFHSGQRILNSVGLKNPGVEGVLAEKLPYLAQFDVPIIQSVAGSTVEDYVEATRALSQPENVKAIELNISCPNVKLGGLQFGTDPEVAADLTKQVKAATDLPVYVKLTPNVTDITAIAKAVEAAGADAIVMINTITGQTFDLETRQPVLGGITGGLSGSSVKYVALRMVRQVAQVVDIPIIGVGGIESIDDVLEMIIAGATAVQVGSANYANPMICKEIIEGLPARMDELNIESIEKLVAEMKMMIKQ; encoded by the coding sequence ATGTCACGTTTAAGTGTAAAATTACCAGGTTTAGAATTGAAGAACCCTATTATGCCGGCATCAGGCTGTTTCGGCTACGGTGAAGGGTTCGCGGACAAATATGACTTAAGTATCTTAGGGGCTTTAGTGGACAAATCGACAACTGTTGAAGTGCGAAAAGGGAATCCAGATCCACGCTACTTCCACTCTGGCCAACGTATTTTAAATTCAGTTGGCTTAAAAAACCCAGGTGTTGAAGGCGTCTTAGCGGAAAAGTTACCCTATTTGGCTCAATTTGATGTGCCTATTATCCAAAGTGTAGCAGGTTCAACTGTAGAAGACTATGTAGAAGCTACAAGAGCTTTATCGCAGCCTGAAAATGTTAAAGCAATCGAATTAAATATCTCTTGCCCAAACGTTAAGTTAGGTGGTCTACAATTCGGGACTGATCCAGAAGTAGCTGCTGATTTAACAAAACAAGTCAAAGCAGCAACAGACTTACCTGTATATGTAAAATTAACGCCAAACGTAACGGACATTACGGCAATTGCTAAAGCGGTAGAAGCTGCCGGTGCAGATGCCATTGTCATGATCAATACGATTACAGGTCAAACATTTGACTTAGAAACAAGACAACCTGTTTTAGGTGGGATTACCGGTGGTTTATCAGGCTCTTCAGTGAAATATGTAGCTCTTCGAATGGTTCGTCAAGTAGCCCAAGTGGTGGATATTCCAATTATTGGAGTAGGTGGGATTGAAAGTATCGACGATGTTTTAGAAATGATCATCGCGGGCGCAACAGCCGTCCAAGTTGGATCAGCTAACTACGCCAACCCAATGATTTGTAAGGAAATCATCGAAGGCTTGCCAGCACGCATGGATGAATTGAACATTGAATCCATTGAAAAATTAGTCGCGGAAATGAAAATGATGATCAAACAATAA
- a CDS encoding diacylglycerol kinase family protein — protein sequence MDSKERKQVPKPPKVDKNHNFFESMGYALSGIKFAFGHERNIRYQILGLILVMSAAWFFALSIEKWLILILTCAIVICMEITNTIAEWIIDLVTDNQYHPIAKNVKDVAAGGVLISSTMAVIIGLLIFVPEILFFFKLI from the coding sequence ATGGACTCAAAAGAGCGTAAACAAGTACCAAAACCACCAAAAGTAGATAAGAACCATAATTTTTTTGAATCAATGGGTTATGCCTTAAGCGGGATAAAATTTGCCTTTGGCCATGAACGAAACATTCGTTACCAGATTCTGGGCTTGATTTTAGTCATGTCGGCCGCTTGGTTTTTTGCTTTGTCCATTGAGAAGTGGTTAATTTTAATTTTAACCTGTGCTATTGTGATCTGTATGGAAATTACCAATACCATTGCTGAGTGGATTATTGATTTAGTGACTGACAACCAATACCATCCCATTGCAAAAAATGTGAAGGATGTAGCGGCTGGTGGCGTACTGATTTCATCTACAATGGCTGTAATTATTGGCTTGTTAATTTTTGTACCTGAGATTTTATTTTTTTTCAAATTAATATAA
- a CDS encoding pyruvate, water dikinase regulatory protein — MSQDTPQKPKYFLISDAVGSLVNDIFQSVSVQFPSVEFDITNYPFIQHDDMLLPILKQAKIEKASIVASFINKDLNKIAEDYCEMAGIFYLNVLDKLMDQIVSQTNVKPSGKPGIRHQLDDEYYKRIEALEFAVNNDDGQQPKRFIDADIVLLGISRTSKTPLSMYLANMGYKVANLPLVPESRIPDIIYEIERSKIIGLTNDVNVLNKFRRERMRSYGIENASLYTDDARIEKELAYANKLYEELNCPVINVADRSIEETATLIIMFFNSTKTSG; from the coding sequence ATGAGCCAAGACACACCACAAAAGCCAAAATATTTCCTGATTTCGGATGCAGTTGGATCGCTAGTGAATGATATTTTCCAAAGCGTGTCCGTTCAATTTCCATCCGTTGAATTTGATATCACTAATTACCCTTTCATCCAACACGACGACATGCTGCTACCTATTTTAAAACAGGCAAAAATTGAAAAAGCATCCATCGTTGCTTCTTTCATCAATAAAGACCTTAATAAAATTGCGGAAGATTATTGTGAAATGGCGGGGATTTTCTACTTGAATGTCCTTGACAAATTAATGGATCAGATTGTGAGTCAAACAAATGTGAAACCGTCCGGAAAACCGGGTATTCGCCACCAACTTGACGATGAATACTACAAACGAATTGAGGCCTTAGAGTTTGCAGTCAACAACGATGACGGCCAACAACCCAAACGCTTTATCGACGCAGATATCGTTTTATTAGGAATTTCTAGAACGTCTAAAACGCCATTAAGTATGTATCTTGCGAATATGGGTTATAAGGTGGCCAACCTGCCGTTGGTCCCAGAATCTAGAATCCCAGATATTATTTATGAAATTGAGCGGTCAAAAATTATTGGTTTGACCAATGACGTCAATGTTTTAAATAAGTTTCGTCGCGAACGTATGCGGTCATATGGGATTGAAAATGCCAGTCTGTATACAGATGATGCCCGCATTGAAAAAGAATTGGCCTACGCCAACAAACTTTACGAAGAGTTGAATTGTCCAGTCATCAACGTGGCTGATCGGTCAATTGAAGAAACAGCCACGTTGATCATCATGTTCTTCAACTCAACCAAAACCTCAGGGTGA
- the rpsU gene encoding 30S ribosomal protein S21, translating into MSKTVVRKNESLDDALRRFKRSVSKSGTIQEARKREFYEKPSVKRKKKSEAARKRKF; encoded by the coding sequence ATGTCAAAAACTGTAGTTCGTAAAAACGAATCACTTGACGACGCTCTTCGTCGCTTCAAACGTTCAGTTTCAAAATCTGGCACAATACAAGAAGCACGTAAACGTGAATTCTACGAAAAACCTTCAGTAAAACGTAAGAAAAAATCTGAAGCGGCTCGTAAACGTAAATTCTAA
- a CDS encoding GatB/YqeY domain-containing protein, which yields MALLDQLNTDMKVAMKAKDKFKLSVIRMLKAAVQNAEINKGSALSEDEEIELLARELKQRKESEVEFRQADHVELADNAVAEIAIIEEYLPAQLSEAELDEGVKQVIDEVGATSMKDFGKVMQTAVAKFKGQADGNAIQTVAKKYLG from the coding sequence ATGGCGTTATTAGACCAACTAAATACCGATATGAAGGTAGCCATGAAAGCTAAAGATAAATTTAAGTTATCTGTTATCCGTATGTTAAAAGCAGCAGTTCAAAATGCTGAAATTAACAAGGGAAGTGCATTGTCTGAAGATGAAGAAATTGAACTTTTGGCTCGCGAGTTGAAGCAACGAAAAGAGTCGGAAGTAGAATTCCGTCAAGCAGACCATGTAGAACTAGCAGATAACGCAGTTGCTGAAATCGCGATTATCGAAGAATACTTGCCTGCACAATTATCAGAAGCTGAATTAGACGAGGGTGTCAAACAAGTCATTGATGAAGTTGGCGCTACATCTATGAAGGATTTTGGTAAAGTCATGCAAACTGCTGTGGCCAAATTTAAAGGTCAAGCGGATGGTAATGCAATCCAAACAGTAGCAAAAAAATATTTAGGTTAA
- a CDS encoding VOC family protein: MITDLLGIHHVTAITSSAEKNYQFYAGILGMRLVKKTVNQDDIHTYHTFFSDDEGNAGTDLTFFDFPGVPSGYYGTNAISRIGLRVPNDAALAYYEERLKSFDVKTEEIKEVYGKKVLRFEDFDGQRLQIFSDENNEGVAPGKPWKNGPVPEDKAIYGLGPIEISVSYYEEFGKILEQIYGMKQLSDDGQEALYEVGEGGNGGQVILRKDLVTPPGLQGYGEVHHVSFRVADHDAIQHWVDKYQQIGLPSSGLVDRFFFEALYARIGDILIEISTDGPGFMGDEPYETLGESLSLPPFLEENRAHIESQIRHFDTTQPNDYGFKS; encoded by the coding sequence ATGATAACAGATTTATTAGGTATTCACCACGTAACAGCTATTACTTCAAGCGCGGAAAAGAACTATCAATTTTATGCAGGCATTTTGGGCATGCGTTTAGTTAAGAAAACAGTTAACCAAGATGACATTCACACCTACCATACTTTTTTCTCAGACGATGAAGGGAACGCGGGGACAGATTTAACATTCTTTGACTTCCCGGGCGTGCCAAGCGGTTACTATGGAACAAACGCCATTTCTCGTATCGGCTTACGTGTACCAAATGATGCAGCCCTAGCTTACTACGAAGAACGGTTGAAATCATTTGATGTGAAGACGGAAGAAATTAAAGAAGTTTACGGTAAGAAAGTTTTACGCTTTGAAGACTTTGACGGTCAACGCCTACAAATCTTCTCAGATGAAAACAACGAGGGTGTTGCGCCTGGAAAGCCTTGGAAAAATGGCCCAGTTCCAGAAGACAAAGCGATTTACGGATTAGGACCAATCGAAATTTCAGTATCTTACTATGAAGAATTTGGAAAAATTCTCGAACAAATCTATGGCATGAAACAATTGTCAGACGATGGTCAAGAAGCCCTATATGAAGTAGGCGAGGGTGGTAACGGTGGTCAAGTTATCTTACGAAAAGACTTAGTAACCCCACCAGGATTACAAGGATATGGTGAAGTACATCATGTGTCATTTCGTGTCGCTGACCACGATGCCATCCAACATTGGGTCGACAAGTATCAACAAATCGGTCTACCAAGTTCAGGTTTAGTCGATCGTTTCTTCTTTGAAGCTTTATACGCACGTATCGGTGACATCTTGATCGAGATCTCGACTGATGGTCCAGGTTTCATGGGTGACGAACCATATGAAACTTTAGGTGAGTCATTATCATTACCGCCATTCTTGGAAGAAAACCGTGCGCATATTGAGTCGCAAATCCGTCATTTTGATACAACACAGCCCAATGATTATGGCTTCAAATCGTAA
- a CDS encoding dihydroorotase has protein sequence MSLIITNGKQVTKDNQLVDIHLKIDGQKIVAVSAQLDFDVADTDQVIDVAGKLVTPGLTDVHVHFRQPGFEDKETILTGSQAAARGGFARVAAMPNLNPAPDTPEKLTAIQSLIDQDAVVEVLQYAPITGNLKSDDLVDMEHMPEAFAFTNDGFGVQTAGTMYLAMKEAARVGKPIVAHTEDESLLFGGVMHEGIKNKELGLPGILNATESSQIARDIHLAEETGVHYHVCHVSTKASVAAIRDGKARGVHVTAEVAPHHLILNELDIPSDDATYKMNPPLRGEEDQAALLEGLLDGTLDMVATDHAPHTSAEKANGFMHSPFGIVGIETAFAVMYTNFVKTGIMSLAFLLEKMATAPTEVFGLTPAKLAVDSPANIAVFDLDQAYTIDPADYLSKSQVTPFNGEEVYGMCALTVFQGEVVYEQK, from the coding sequence ATGAGCTTAATAATCACAAATGGTAAACAGGTTACAAAAGATAACCAACTAGTAGATATTCATTTAAAAATTGACGGCCAAAAGATTGTCGCAGTTAGCGCGCAATTAGATTTCGACGTTGCGGATACGGACCAAGTGATTGATGTGGCTGGGAAATTAGTCACACCAGGATTGACAGATGTGCACGTCCACTTCCGCCAACCCGGTTTTGAAGATAAAGAAACCATTTTAACTGGTAGTCAAGCAGCAGCACGCGGTGGTTTTGCCAGAGTGGCAGCCATGCCTAACTTGAATCCAGCACCTGATACACCAGAAAAATTAACAGCGATTCAATCATTGATTGACCAAGATGCAGTTGTTGAGGTCTTACAATATGCACCAATTACAGGTAACCTAAAATCAGATGACTTAGTTGACATGGAGCATATGCCAGAAGCCTTTGCCTTTACCAATGACGGGTTTGGGGTTCAAACAGCCGGCACTATGTACTTGGCTATGAAAGAAGCGGCCCGAGTAGGTAAGCCAATCGTTGCTCATACGGAAGACGAAAGTCTATTGTTCGGTGGCGTGATGCATGAAGGGATTAAAAACAAGGAGTTAGGGTTACCTGGTATCTTGAATGCAACTGAATCAAGCCAAATCGCTCGTGATATCCATTTAGCAGAAGAAACTGGCGTTCATTACCACGTTTGTCATGTGTCAACAAAAGCATCTGTTGCTGCCATTCGCGACGGTAAAGCGCGCGGTGTACATGTGACAGCCGAAGTGGCGCCTCATCACTTAATCTTAAATGAATTAGATATTCCTTCAGATGACGCAACTTACAAGATGAACCCACCTTTACGCGGTGAAGAAGACCAAGCAGCCTTATTAGAAGGGTTATTGGACGGGACTTTAGACATGGTCGCAACTGACCACGCACCCCATACTTCAGCAGAGAAGGCCAACGGTTTTATGCATTCACCATTTGGGATTGTGGGTATTGAAACGGCCTTCGCAGTGATGTACACAAATTTTGTAAAAACTGGCATAATGTCGCTAGCATTTTTATTAGAAAAAATGGCAACTGCGCCGACTGAAGTTTTCGGCTTAACACCTGCAAAGCTTGCAGTTGACAGCCCAGCCAATATTGCAGTTTTTGATCTAGATCAAGCATATACAATTGATCCTGCTGACTACTTGTCAAAATCACAAGTTACGCCATTCAACGGTGAAGAAGTGTACGGTATGTGTGCCTTGACCGTTTTCCAAGGGGAAGTTGTTTACGAGCAAAAATAA
- the ybeY gene encoding rRNA maturation RNase YbeY yields the protein MLHELLDFAAGYLKLTGEIDLSLTIVNDAEIHEINKTYRNIDRPTDVISFAIEDLGEDELAVMGLPEDMPRELGDLFISIDKAREQAADYGHSFERELGFLAVHGFLHLNGYDHMNEVDEKEMFGLQKEILDAYGLKRA from the coding sequence ATGTTGCATGAGTTGTTGGATTTTGCAGCAGGTTATTTGAAACTTACTGGAGAAATTGACTTATCTTTAACCATCGTGAATGATGCAGAAATTCATGAAATCAATAAAACTTACCGCAACATTGACCGTCCAACTGACGTGATTTCTTTTGCGATTGAAGATTTAGGTGAGGATGAATTAGCAGTTATGGGCTTACCAGAGGATATGCCACGTGAATTGGGCGATCTTTTCATCTCAATTGATAAAGCACGTGAACAAGCAGCTGATTATGGCCATTCTTTTGAACGTGAACTAGGCTTTTTAGCTGTCCATGGATTCTTGCATTTGAATGGTTATGACCATATGAATGAAGTAGATGAAAAGGAAATGTTTGGCCTACAGAAAGAGATTTTAGATGCTTATGGACTCAAAAGAGCGTAA